A portion of the bacterium genome contains these proteins:
- a CDS encoding prephenate dehydrogenase/arogenate dehydrogenase family protein produces the protein MTAGGSARLPRLVVAGVGLIGGSFALAARAADLVGEIVGIGRTRRNLEEALRRGIIDRIAIDAADAARDADVFLLAAPVGACAALAAELRPHARPDAILTDAGSTKAGLVAALEAAWTSPALVVGAHPIAGSETSGAGAARADLYRGRPCILTPTAATDPGALARVRALWEGVGARVTEMDAGRHDAILARVSHVPHLVAYALVLAATEGAVPADELLAWAGAGFRDTTRIAASPAELWRDIALANAAAVCAGLAEFRAALARIERCVAQGDAAGLEAALAVAARARRGLGGGGA, from the coding sequence ATGACGGCGGGCGGCAGCGCGCGCCTCCCGCGGCTCGTGGTCGCGGGCGTGGGGCTCATCGGCGGCTCGTTCGCGCTCGCGGCGCGGGCGGCGGACCTCGTGGGCGAGATCGTCGGGATCGGGCGTACGCGGCGCAACCTCGAGGAGGCGCTGCGGCGGGGGATCATCGACCGCATCGCGATCGACGCCGCGGACGCGGCGCGCGACGCCGACGTCTTCCTGCTCGCGGCGCCGGTCGGCGCGTGCGCGGCGCTCGCCGCCGAGCTGCGGCCGCATGCGCGGCCCGACGCGATCCTCACCGACGCGGGGAGCACGAAGGCCGGCCTCGTCGCGGCCCTGGAGGCGGCGTGGACGTCGCCGGCGCTCGTCGTCGGCGCGCATCCCATCGCCGGCAGCGAGACCTCGGGTGCCGGCGCAGCGCGGGCGGATCTCTACCGGGGCCGGCCGTGCATCCTGACGCCGACGGCGGCGACCGACCCCGGGGCGCTGGCGCGCGTGCGCGCGCTGTGGGAGGGCGTCGGCGCCCGCGTCACCGAGATGGACGCCGGCCGCCACGACGCCATCCTCGCGCGCGTGTCGCACGTGCCGCATCTCGTCGCCTACGCCCTCGTGCTCGCAGCCACCGAGGGAGCCGTGCCGGCGGACGAGCTGCTCGCCTGGGCGGGCGCGGGCTTCCGCGACACGACCCGCATCGCGGCGAGCCCGGCCGAGCTCTGGCGCGACATCGCGCTGGCGAACGCCGCGGCCGTGTGTGCAGGCCTGGCCGAGTTCCGCGCCGCGTTGGCGCGCATCGAGCGCTGCGTGGCGCAGGGCGACGCGGCGGGGCTCGAGGCGGCACTGGCCGTCGCCGCGCGCGCCCGCCGCGGGCTCGGGGGAGGTGGCGCATGA
- a CDS encoding histidinol-phosphate transaminase gives MDVRHLVPEWIRTLTPYPPGKPIEEVERELGIRDSIKLASNENPLGPSPKAIAAVADALPRLHLYPDGSAFYLSRRLAERHGVSPDDILVGNGSNEIIELVIRTFLRPRDEAVIADGAFVIYRMIVQSAAGVPRMVPLRRFTHDLEAMAEAVTPRTRLVFVANPNNPTGTMVTRAQWQAFLRALPARQLLVVADDAYADYVEDPDYPDTIGSRGGEVPVITLRTFSKLYGLAGLRIGYAVAPGAVIEAIQRVRQPFNVNALALVAAEAALADVAHVERTLQVNREGMAFLTEAFRRLDVQWVPSVANFILVRVGQGMGVYDALLRRGVITRPMDGYGFPEHLRVTIGLPEENQRFVEALEAVLRGGR, from the coding sequence ATGGACGTACGTCATCTGGTGCCCGAGTGGATTCGGACCCTCACGCCGTATCCGCCCGGCAAGCCGATCGAGGAGGTCGAGCGCGAGCTCGGCATCCGCGATTCGATCAAGCTCGCGTCGAACGAGAATCCGCTCGGGCCGTCGCCGAAGGCGATCGCCGCGGTGGCGGACGCGCTGCCGCGCCTGCACCTGTATCCGGACGGCTCGGCGTTCTACCTGAGCCGCAGGCTGGCGGAGCGGCACGGCGTGTCGCCCGACGACATTCTCGTCGGCAACGGCTCGAACGAGATCATCGAGCTCGTGATCCGCACCTTCCTGCGGCCGCGCGACGAGGCCGTCATCGCCGACGGCGCCTTCGTCATCTACCGCATGATCGTGCAGTCGGCGGCGGGCGTGCCGCGCATGGTGCCGCTGCGACGCTTCACCCACGACCTCGAGGCCATGGCCGAGGCCGTGACGCCGCGCACGCGCCTCGTCTTCGTGGCCAACCCGAACAACCCGACCGGCACCATGGTGACGCGGGCGCAGTGGCAGGCGTTCCTGCGCGCGCTCCCGGCGCGCCAGCTGCTGGTCGTGGCCGACGACGCCTACGCCGACTACGTCGAGGATCCGGACTACCCGGACACGATCGGCTCGCGCGGCGGCGAGGTGCCGGTCATCACGCTGCGCACGTTCTCGAAGCTGTATGGGCTCGCGGGGCTGCGGATCGGCTATGCGGTGGCGCCGGGGGCCGTCATCGAGGCGATCCAGCGCGTGCGCCAGCCGTTCAACGTGAACGCCCTCGCACTGGTCGCCGCGGAGGCGGCGCTCGCCGACGTCGCGCACGTCGAGCGTACGCTGCAGGTGAACCGCGAGGGCATGGCGTTCCTCACCGAGGCGTTCCGCCGCCTCGACGTCCAGTGGGTGCCGAGCGTCGCCAACTTCATCCTCGTCCGCGTGGGGCAGGGCATGGGCGTGTACGACGCGCTCCTCCGCCGCGGGGTGATCACCCGACCCATGGACGGCTACGGCTTTCCCGAGCACCTGCGCGTCACGATCGGGCTGCCGGAGGAGAACCAGCGCTTCGTCGAGGCGCTGGAAGCGGTCCTCCGCGGCGGGCGATGA
- the pheA gene encoding prephenate dehydratase, whose protein sequence is MARPASIAALRRQIDRIDDQILALLNRRARAALAVAEHKARTQAPVYVPSREARVLARLGRVNGGPLPPAAVRAIFGEIISASRGMEQRLRIGYLGPAATWAHLAAQRHFGASAEYVAAPTIAEVFADVEHGRAHLGVVPVENSTEGMVAHTLDLLAESPLQICAEVKLSIQHCLLARPGTTLADVQRVGAHPQALAQCRRWLATHLPNVALGEEASNARAAARAAAEPGTAAIAAAVAADAYKLSVLAERIQDEAGNVTRFVVLGRGDADAPSGDDRTSIVVSVRDEIGVLAKLLRPFATHRVDLLKIESRPLRERPWEYYFFLDLKGHRQDARVARALAAVEGRALRQKVLGSYPAAPDPEP, encoded by the coding sequence ATGGCCCGCCCCGCTTCGATTGCAGCGCTCCGGCGGCAGATCGACCGCATCGACGACCAGATCCTCGCGCTGCTGAACCGTCGTGCGCGCGCGGCGCTGGCCGTCGCGGAGCACAAGGCCCGCACGCAGGCGCCGGTGTACGTGCCGTCGCGTGAGGCGCGGGTCCTGGCTCGACTCGGCCGTGTGAACGGCGGGCCGCTGCCGCCCGCCGCGGTGCGCGCGATCTTCGGGGAGATCATCTCGGCGTCGCGCGGCATGGAGCAGCGGCTGCGCATCGGCTACCTCGGGCCTGCGGCCACCTGGGCGCACCTCGCGGCACAGCGCCACTTCGGTGCCTCCGCGGAGTATGTCGCCGCGCCGACGATCGCCGAGGTCTTCGCCGACGTCGAGCACGGCCGCGCCCACCTCGGCGTGGTGCCGGTCGAGAACTCGACCGAGGGCATGGTGGCGCACACGCTCGACCTGCTCGCCGAGTCGCCGCTCCAGATCTGCGCCGAGGTGAAGCTGTCGATCCAGCACTGCCTGCTCGCGCGCCCGGGCACGACGCTCGCCGACGTGCAGCGCGTCGGCGCGCATCCGCAGGCGCTCGCGCAGTGCCGCCGCTGGCTCGCGACGCATCTGCCGAACGTCGCGCTGGGCGAGGAAGCCAGCAACGCGCGTGCGGCCGCACGCGCCGCAGCCGAGCCCGGCACCGCGGCGATCGCGGCGGCGGTGGCGGCGGACGCCTACAAGCTCTCGGTGCTCGCGGAGCGCATCCAGGACGAGGCCGGCAACGTCACCCGCTTCGTGGTCCTCGGGCGCGGCGACGCCGACGCGCCGAGCGGCGACGACCGCACGTCGATCGTCGTCAGCGTGCGCGACGAGATCGGCGTGCTGGCGAAGCTGCTGCGCCCGTTCGCCACCCATCGCGTCGATCTCCTCAAGATCGAATCCAGGCCGCTGCGGGAGCGGCCGTGGGAGTACTACTTCTTCCTCGACCTGAAGGGGCATCGTCAGGACGCGCGCGTCGCTCGCGCGCTGGCCGCGGTCGAGGGACGGGCGCTGCGCCAGAAGGTGCTCGGCTCGTATCCAGCCGCCCCGGATCCGGAGCCCTGA